The DNA window ATCAGTGGGAACTGGAGTTCGACAGGTTCGCTCACTGCGCCCTCTTTTTCATGGTCCATGCTGCACATCCGGCCCGGTGTCAGCTCACTGTAGTGAGACTACAGTGAGAGTAGTCAATGGGCAATGGCTATACCACGTGTTCACTTGATGGAGTGATCGTCCACCGAAGGTAGGATTCGCAAACGATGAAGCAACGGACCGTCTGTTGATGAGCAATCGTCCATCCGAAGATCGCCGCTCGCGGCGTGACGAGTACGCCGAGCAGACGCGCCAGGCTGTGCTGACGTCGGCGAGAGCTCTCTTTGCCGAACGCGGCTACGTCGCGACGACAGTCAACGACATCGCCGCGGCCAGTCGCGTGTCACCGGGGACGGTGTATCAGCAATGCGGCGGTAAGCAGGGCTTGCTGCGCAGGTTGATGGACGAGTGGACCACCTCAGAACTGGTGCAGAACACTCTGGACGTTGTCGAGGCCGCTGAGTCGCTCGACAAACTGCTCGCCGCGCTGGCCGACTCGTACCTGGAGTTTTGGCGGCGATACGACGACATCGTGCAACTCGTGTTGGCTACCGCGGTCCACGACGCGGCGGCCGCCGAGTCGCTGGCTCAAGCCACCGTCCGGCATCGCAACGCCCTCTACGAAATCGCCCGCAAAGTCCGGCGCCTCGGCGGCTTCCCCGGCTCGTTCACCGACGAGGACTTCGCCGACGTCACCCTCTACCACTACGGACCGCAGAACGGATTTCACTTCACCGTCACCGTGCTGGGCTGGCCAGAGGACCGAGCCCGGGATTTCATCAGCGCGCAGTTCAGTCGATCGCTGGCCGACATCGCCGCCCGCACCGACTGACCCGGACACACACGTCGACGCCTAGAAATCCGTCCACTGGCCGTCCAGTCGTCGTCAAGAGCTCCGCCATAGCGTTCCCGTCCGTACGGAACACCTCCACACATCCGTCGATGGGAGCTCGCACCATGACCAATGTCGTCTTCATCCACGGGCTGTGGGTCTCCCACACTGCCTGGCAGCCCTGGATTGACCACTACGCAGCACAAGGCCATCACGCCGTCGCCCCACCATGGCCCGGTGAGGGCGAGACCACGGAAGCCAGCCGCGAGAATCTCTCCGCGCAAGCAGGATTCGGCCTCGACGCAATCACCGAACACTTCGCCACCATCCTGCGTCAATTCGACGAACCCCCGGTTGTCGTCGGACATTCCTTCGGCGGCCTCATCGCCCAGAAGCTCCTCGACCAAGGCCACGCGGCGGCGGCGGTCGCAATCGCCCCTGCGCCGATCAAGGGTGTGCGGGCCCTCCCGTTGGCGCAGCTGCGCTCCGCATTTCCCGTCCTGGGAAACCCCGCCAACCGCGGCCGCGCCAAGGCTCTGACCCAGCCACAGTGGCGCTACGGCTTCGGCAACGCCCTGTCCGCTGTCGAGTCGGACGCATTGTGGGAGCAGTGGTCCATTCCGTCGCCCGGCAAGCCGTTGTTCGAGGTCGGCACGGCGAACTTCGTACCGAACTCCGCCGCCAAGGTCGACACGTCCAACAGCACACGGGGTCCGCTCCTGATCACCGGTGGCACAGCGGATCACACGGTGCCTTTGGCAACTGCCAAAGGTGCTCACCGGCTCTACCGAAAGTCCAATGCCGTCACTGACTTCCACGAGTTCGAGGGACGCGGGCACTCGCTGACGATGGACCATGGCTGGCGCGACGTTGCCGACACCTCGTTGTCATGGCTCGCCCACCGGAGCGTCGCGTCATGACTGCCCCGCGAGACGGTTGCGCTCGGCACTAGGGTTTGGCGGGTGGACGTGCTGCTCGGAATCGACATGGGTACGGGGAGCACCAAAGGTGTGCTTGTCGACGCGTCAGGAACTGTCCTCGCGTCGGAGGTCATCGCCCACGCGATGAACCTGCCCCGCCCCGGCTGGGCCGAAGTCGACGCCGATGCTCTGTGGTGGCACGAGGTGTGCGAGATCAGTACAGCGCTGATGGCGCGGCTTGGGCCGGGCGGTGTGCTGGCCGGAATGTGTGTCAGCGGCGTGGGTCCGTGCCTGGTCCTGTGTGACGACGATCTGCGACCGTTACGGCCTGCGATCCTCTACGGCATCGACACCCGCGCTTCGGTCGAGATCGACGCGTTGACGGCTGAATTGGGTGAGCACAGCATCCTCGACCAGGCAGGCACCTTGCTCTCGAGCCAGGCCGTCGGGCCGAAGCTGGAGTGGGTGCGCCGCCATGAACCCGAGGTGTTCGAGCGGGCGAGGGGTTGGTACGGCTCGAACTCATACATCGCGGCCAAGCTCACCGGTGAGTACGTCATGGATCACCACACCGCCAGCCAGTGTGATCCGCTGTACGCCATCCGCGAGTTCGGCTGGAACCGGCAATGGGCGCAACGCATTTGCGGGCATCTACCGCTTCCGCGGCTGGTGTGGCCCAGCGATGTGGTGGGCACAGTGTCGCCCGCGGCCGCGGCCGCGACCGGAGTGCCGGCGGGTACACCGGTCGCCGCGGGCACTGTGGATGCCTACTCCGAAGCGTTTTCCGTCGGTGTCCGGCGGCCGGGCGACCAGATGATGATGTACGGCTCGACGATGTTCTTGGTCCAGATCACCGACGAATACCACAGCGATCCGATGCTGTGGGCGACTGTCGGAGTCGACCAGCAGAGTCGGGCGATCGCCGCGGGAACTTCAACGGCGGGCAGCCTCATCGGTTGGCTGCAAACGATCACCGGCGGTGCGTCATTCGACGACCTCACCGCCGAGGCGCAACTGGTGCCGCCCGGCAGCGAGGGCCTGCTGATGCTGCCGTATTTCGCGGGTGAGCGGACCCCGGTTTTCGACCCGCAGGCTCGCGGGGTGGTGGCCGGACTGACTCTGCGACACGGGCGTGGACACCTCTTTCGCGCAGCCTATGAAGGTATCTCGTTCGGCATCCGCCAGATCCTAGAGCTCTTCGACAACGCCCAACCCTGCATCCGGACGGTCGCGGTCGGCGGTGGGCTACGCAGCCCGGTGTGGTCGCAGACGCTCAGCGACATCACCGGCCGTACCCAGTTGGTGCCGGCGCAGGCCATGGGCGCCAGTTATGGCGATGCCCTTCTGGCGGCGATCGGTGTGGGCGTCGTGCCACCGGAGACCGACTGGGCCACGATTGCCCGGGAGATGACCCCCGACCCACACAATCGCGATCGGTACGACGAGTTGTATGGCACCTGGTGTGAGTTGTATCCGGCGACCAGGGATCAGGTGCACCGGCTAGCTGCTGACGATCGCCCATGAACTCATGTCGATCAGCGCTGGGTGAATATCACCCTGCTGAACGGGTACGGGGTGGTAATGAGCAACGAGCGTCCTCGAGTACTCATCATCGGCGGCGGCTTCGGCGGCCTGTTTTGCGCGCGCCGCCTCGGCCGGGTCGACGTGGACGTCACGCTGCTCGACCGCGCAGCCTGCCACGTCTTTCAGCCACTTCTCTACCAATGCGCGACGGGGACATTGAGCATCGGCCAGATCAGCCGGTCGCTGCGCGAAGAACTCTCCAAGCACCGCAACGTGACGACACTGCTCGGTGAGGCCATCCGGCTCGATCCCGACGCACGCCGTGTGACCGCGCGCCGTCCCGACGAAACGAAGTTCGACGTCGAGTACGACTATCTGGTGATCGCCGCGGGCATGCGTCAGTCGTATTTCGGGAAAGAGGAATTCGCCGCATGGGCCCCCGGCATGAAGACGCTCGACGATGCGCTCAGCATCCGGCGACGAGTCTTTGCGGCCTTCGAGATCGCCGAGACCCTACCGCCCGGTCCCGAGCGGGATCGATGGCTCACGTTCGCGGTCACCGGGGCGGGCCCCACCGGCGTCGAATTGGCCGGGCAGATCCGGGAACTCGCGACCCGGTCATTGGCCAACGAGTTCCACAGCATCGAGCCCGAGGATGCCCGGGTGCTGTTGTTCGACGGGGGTGACCGAGTGCTCAAGAGCTTCGCGCCGGCACTGTCCGAACGGGCGACACGGACCCTGGAGGAGTTGGGTGTTGAGTTGCACTTCGGCGTGCACGTATCCGACGTGCGGCGTGACGGCGTGACGGTGAGCCCGAAAGACGGTGGACCCAAACAGGATTACGCCACTCGCACCGTGTTATGGACCGCGGGTGTTGAGGCTGTACCGTTCGCGAAGCATGCCGCGGAGGTTTTGGGCGCCGACACCGATCGATCGGGGCGCATCCGGGTGAACGCCGACCTGTCGGTGCCCGGGCATCCCGATGCGTTCGTCATTGGCGACCTGGCCGGTCGCGACGGGTTGCCGGGCGTCGCGGAGAACGCGATGCAGGGCGGGTGGCACGTCGCGGCCTGCATTCGGCGCGACCTCGGTAGGACCAAGCGCAAGGATTTCCGCTACCGCGACCTCGGATCTGCGGCATACATCAGTCGTGGCCACGCGGTGCTGCAGGCGGGGCCGGTCAAGCTTGCGGGCCTGGTGGGATGGCTCGGCTGGGGCTTTATCCATATCGCGTTTCTCACCGGCGTGCGCAACCGATTCAGCACCGTCGCCACCTGGATGGCGACCATTACGCGGGCCAACCGCAGCGACCGCTCGTTCATCCTCGGCGGATCGGGCCACCCTGAAGAGCCGTACACGTGGGAGTCGCCGGTACATCAGGGCAACCGCGAGGCGGACTAGCCCTGTTCTTCAGCGGATGGCGGGGGGCGCAGCACCCTGCGTCGCGGGTAGACCTACCCCGGCGAGCTTCTGGATGAACCGAATCTCGTTGTCGTCATGTGCCCGCCCGTCGGGGTGGATGAGATCGCTGAACCACGTCTCCGGCAGCGAGGTGTAGGGCTGCTGCCACGAGTCCCACGGCAGATACGTCTGCGTCCGCCCGGCGACAAACCCCCAGTTGTACGCGCCCACGTTGCGCCGCTTGGCGATCGGAAGGATTCCCTCCACGGTGCTTCCCAGATTCCTCGCCAGATACTCGGTGCAGATGATCGGCCGCCCCAGCGGCGTGAGTTCATCGATGCGGGCGTCGAACTCGGCGGGTTCGGCGTAACTGTGAAAGCTGATGATGTCGGAGTGCTCGAGCTGCAGGCTCGCAATCGTGCTTCGGCTTCCGGGGTCTTTCCAGTCGCCCTGCCACACACCGCTGGTCAACGGTTGAACCGGGTTGACCGCGCGCACCCACTGAAAAACATGCGGGAGGAACACCGCAACCAGTTCCTCCTTGCCTTGGTGTTCGACCTTGCGGTAGTCCTTCGACGGATTATCCGGCTCATTCCATACGTCCCAACCGAGCACGCGCGGATCGTTGGCGAACATGCCGACCACACCGGTGACATAACTCTGCAGGACGCGGGTGTAGGCCGGGTCCTGCAGGCGGTGGGCGCCCGGGCTCTGTACCCAGCCGGAGTTGTGCACCCCTTTGATCGGCGCTCGTTGACGGCCCGCTTTGGGCAACGGATCCCAGCACGAGTCGAACAGGACGAAGAGCGGCTTGATCTGGTGACTCGCTGCAATGGCGACGAATTCAGAAAGCCGACTGCTGAATCCGGCCCGATCGGTCGCCCACAACTGATCGTGGAGGAACACCCGCATGGTGTTCATGCCAATCCGCCGGGCCACGCTCAGTTCGCCAGCGATGCGGTGCGGATCGTAGGTACCGGCCTGGAACATCTCGAGCTGGTTCACGGCGGTCGAGGTGACGTAGTTCGCGCCCAGCAGCCAGCCCTGCTTCGCGTACCAGGCGTTCGCGCGATCTGCCGACCATCGACTCGCTGCGCCAGACGCGAGGGGGATCTTGGTCAGTGCCGCGGCCGCTGCCAGGTACAACGGAAGTTTGAGGGCGGTTCGCCGGTGCACTCTGTGACCATAAGTGTGGTGGTGTAATTGACGCCGCCGGCTGCTCATGCTGCAACACAACAGGTTTCGAATTGTTACCTACCGCGGGATTCGTAGCGCACAATAGCGCGGCCCTGCAGGCATCTTGGGTCGATCACGTCGTGATGCGCAGTTCGGCTCCCGGGTGCGAACTGAGCGTGACGACCACCGTGCCGCTACCTGTCTCGAACGTGGTGTTGGCGTAGCCGATGAATCCGTAGTGCCCGTCAATCGTCGATACCGCGGTGATGTCACTGCTTCCTGAAGCACCGGTGTCGAGATTCGTCCACGTTGCGGTCACGGTGAGCGCACACGAACCGTCGTAGATGCCGGCGTCGTAGTGGATGGCCACGCGGACGCCGTTTTCGACCCGATCGTCGACCTGCACCGGCGTCAGCTGGGCCTCGGCGCTGACGCTACCGGCGCATGTCGGGGACGCCACCACTGGTATTTCACCGAGTTGCGCGGAGGCTTCCGCGTGCGCTGTTGCCACCGGCAACCAGGGTGCGATCAGCGCGAGGGCGACCGTGCAAGCCACACGAAGGGAGATCATGACCCTGATATCGGCGTCCACGAAGGGATCGTTAGCGGTGGTTTGACGCGCTGAGTTCAGCTCACGGTGCCGAGGGCACGACAGGCGGGACGAAGTCGAAGGTCATTCCGAGCAACCACACCAGCACCAGGACCGCGGGTAAGTGAAAAACGAACTGCAGGAACGTGAATCCGACGAGATCGCGTGCCCGCAGGCCGAGCACTGCGAGCAAGGGCAGCATGAAGAACGGATTGATCAGGTTCGGCAGCGCTTCGGCCACGTTGTCGATCTGAACCGTCCAACCCAGATTCATCTGGACATCCGTGGCTGATTGCATGACGTACGGAGCCTCGACCAACCATTTTCCGCCGCCGGACGGGACGAACAGACCCAGCACGACGGTGTAGAGAGCGATGACCACGGGGAAAGCCCCACCGCCGACGCTCGTGAACACCTCCGCCAGCAGATCCGAGACGGTCCGACCGCCTCTGCCGTCCGCCTTGGTGAGGATCGCCGCCATGGCGGCGTACAGCGGAAATTGAACGAGGATGCCGCCGGTGGCCGGGACGGCTTTGGCGACGGACTGCAGGAATCTGCGCGGCGTCCCGTGCAGCACGAGTCCCAGGATGAGAAACACCAGCAGATACCCGTTCAGGCTGCTGACGACGGTCAAGACCGGCTTGCTGAACAGCGCAGACACCAGCCATCCCAACGTCATCAGGCCCGCCAGCACGGGCAGAATGCGGCTGTATTCGAGCCACTCGCCCGGCCGCGAGCGCGGCGGCGCCTCTTCGGTTCGGTCGTCCAAGTCCACGTTGAGATCCTCGGCGGTGGTAATGGCCGCACCGCTGGGAGCGGAGAAATGAGCGATCACCACGGTCAGCGCGATGATGATGGCGCACATCAGCAGGGACTGCCAGGTGAAGATCGTGGTGCCGAAATCCAGAACCCCGGTGATTTTCAGGAGCTCAGGAGGCAGCGAGCCCGCAGTTGCCTGCAGCTGCGCGGCCGACGATGACATGCCCAGCGCCCACACAGCGCCCAACCCCATGAAGGCCGCGGCCCCGAGGGCGCGATAGTCGACCCGCAGATCGGTCCGGCGGGCGATCGCCCGGGCCAGCAGACCACCGAAGACCAGGCTTAGTCCCCAGTTCAGGAACGAGACCGACATAGAAAGGAGCGCAACGAAGCTCACCGCGCTCTTTGCCGTGTGGGGCATGGTGGCGAGGCGATCGATCAACCTGGCCACCGGCGGGCTGGTGGCGACGACGTATCCGGTCAGCACCACCATGGCCATCTGCAGAGTGAACGTGGCCAGATCCCAGAATCCGTCGCCAAATGCATCGACGACGGTTTGCGGAGAGGAACCGTTGGCCAGCGCGGCGACAGCGACGAGGACGACACCTGCCAACGCGAAGACATACGCGTCCGGAAACCATCGCTCTGTCCAACCGGCGAGTGACTGCGCGACGCGCGCCAACCCCTTCTCGGAGCGATATTCCTCAGTGGCAGATGTCATTTGGCCGGTCCCCGTCTCTCCGTCAGCTACCCAGTATCGACTGTGGAGCGATGATCCGGAATAGCACCGGTGTGCCCGACGTTGGCCCGGGAGGACGAGACCATCACCGCACGGAGGCGCTGCATGAAGATCGGAATCATCGGGGCAGGTCAAATTGGCGGCACGCTGGTGCGCCGGTTTCGCGAACTCGGGCACGATGTGGCGGTGTCGAACTCTCGTTCTCCGGAGACACTCGCGGACCTCGCGAGCGAAACCGGTGCGACGGCGGTATGGGCCAAGGACGCCGCCGCCGATGCCGACTTCGTCATCGTGAGCATTCCGCAGAAGAACGTGCCCGACCTTGCCGACGGAATCGTCGATGCGCGTAAGCCGGGTGCCCCCGTGATCGAGACCAACAACTACTACCCGCTGCAGCGCGACGGTGAGATCGCGGGGATCGAGGACGGTCAGGTCGAGAGTGCGTGGGTCGCCGAGCAGATCGGCGCACCGGTGTACAAGGTCTTCAACGGGATCTGGTGGAAGCATCTACTGGAGAAGGGAACACCGAGCGGGACACCGGACCGAATCGCGCTGCCGATCGCCGGCGAGGATGGACCGGGCCGTGAACTGGTCCACGAAATCGTCGAACAACTCGGATTCGAGCCTGTCGATGCCGGCCCGATTTCTGAATCATGGCGCCAGCAGCCCGGGACTCCGGTGTACGGCAAGGACTTCGATGCAGAGAACACCCGTAAGGCGCTCGCCGAGGCGACGCCCGAGCGAACGCCCGAATTCAGCGCACGCGCGGCGTGAGTCGGCCGATTCGTCGGTTAGCGGCGTGGTGTCGTTGTGATGTGCACGTGGTCGAAGTGGCCGTAACCCGATCCCGCCGGACCGGACGGCGTGTAGTACGTGCCGCGCCAGATCACATCCTGTAGCCCGAACCGCCCCGCATTGGCCATCGCGAACGCCATAATCTCGTCCCCAAGCGCGATGCCCTCGGGGCTTTCGGCGTTGGGAATCATGATGTCAATCGCCAGGCCGCTCGGATGCCACGGCTTCGAGTCCGGCCGGACACCGCCGATCTCGCCGATCTGGGGAAACCTTTGGCTGACGGCACGGGCAGCCAGGACGGTGTTCGGCTGAAGGCCGCCCTCAAACGCGACACCGACGGGCAGCGCCTCCGGGACATCCATGAGAGCCGCCATGGGGGGCGGGGCGGGGGGCGGGACAACGGCGGCGGGGGGTGGGGCGGGCATCGCGACGATCGCCGGATCTGCCGGGGCGGGTACACCCTGCGGCGGCGGTGGTGGCAGTGGCGGCAGCGCGGCCGCGTTGTCGACCACGGCTTGCTGAGCGGGCGTCAACGCGGCGTACTGGGCCTCCGCGGCGGCGATCTGACGCAACAGTTCTTTCCATTTCGCCTGCAGGTCTGCGTGCACTGCGGCGGACCGCTCGGCCGCGGCGCGCGCGTCAGCGGCCGATTTCTCCGACGACTTGGCGGCGGTGGCGGCGCCCTCACGCGCGGCTTGATAGGCCTTCATCTGGTTGGCTGTCTCGGCGACGACGATCCGCTGCACGGACAGCTGGTCAATCAGCTCTTGCGGGGAGCCCGCGGTCATCACCGCCGCCAACTGACCGGTGCGTCCATTGACATACGTCATCGCCGCCACCTGGTCGGCTGCGGCTTGACGGGTTGCGAGCTGGGCATTCGCGGCGTCGAGGGCCGCCAAGTCGGCGCGCTGACGGTTTTCTGCAGAGGTCTGCGCAGCCAGTTTGTCTTCGGCATCGTGTTGGGCGGCGGTGACGGCTTCCCGGGTCTGCAACGCCTGTTGGGACAACTCGTCGAGCCTGGCCAGCGCGTCAGCCGCCGGGTCCGCGTTGACGTCGCCCGCTATCGCGATGGCTAGCACCATGACCCCGGCCGCAAATCCGCCCGCCGTTCGCCGCAGAGAGTGGCGCAGCCGACTCATTCGGATTGTCACGGTCCTTCGTTGCAAGCCCCCCGGCTACATACGTCTCGGACAGGCTATGAACTCGCGTCAACAATGTCCACTCGTCCGTCAATGTGATCGCCGCCCGCATCTGGATAGGCCTCACGTCACCGCGTTCCGCGCAGCTAGCCGGTGAAACCCTCTCCCGATGTCGAACGGTCGTGGTGGGTGTAGGTGATCGGAATCTGCCTGCCGCTGGCGATCTTGTTCAGCATGGCGATCCGCTCACGCGCGGGCGCGCCGCTCTTGTTCCTACGCTCACTGCGGGGATTGGACCACGGCAACCTGTCGGCCACCATCGCGATACCGACATTGAGTCTGGTGAGGTTCTCGAAGGCTCGCACCCGGCGCTTGAAGTTGTAGCCCAGCGGCTCGAAGAGCGTGCCGGCGACCATGGCCTCGATCTGCTGGTACCCGAACACCACTCCGGCCGGGGCAAGCGCAATGGTCGCCGTGATCTGGTTGGCGTAGAGCGCCACTAACTTCCTGGCCCAGCCGGGAAGAGTCTCCGTCAGCGTCGCGATGTGGGACGGACCCGCGATGGCATCGACGAGTTCGGCGCGCCACGGCGACGGGTTACCACCTCGGGCCAGGACGTAGTTCAGCGATTTGATCAACTCCACACCGTCGGCGGAGTAGAGCCGCTCGGGCGCACCCCACAACCGCCCGGAGTACGACGAATACTCGGCGAGATCCTCGAGTTGGCGTCGGGTGAGCTTGCGCCCGAACGCGTGGTCGACGAGACGCCCGAGCAACATTCCGCTGCCGAAGCCGAGCAGCGACGTCACGGGAATCGGCTCCCCGAACTTGAGGTAGACGTCGTCGCCCCACTTCCGCCGCAGCCCACGGCTGACCAGCGCGTGCATCAGCCGCACCCGCACCACATCCTGGAACGCTTCCGACTGCCGATCGAAGATGTCCGGCAAGGTGAACTGCGCGAACACCCGTGCCGTCTCGATGAAGCGCCGCGGGCCGTCGTCCGCGAAGCGGCCGGTGGCACCGGTGGCCGCCGAGATGTCGCCCGTCATCGCGGTCTCGTAGAACGCCCACCCCTGGATGATCGTGGTGGCCGCCTTGGTACTCGACATCGCCAGCATCCGGCCTCGTTCGGCCGAGACGAGATCGAACTGACCGGACAACCCATCCAGATGCTCGAAGAGCTCGACAAACTCCTGCGGGGGATCCGTCAGCGTGTCGATGCCCTGAGTCAGGGCCTGCTCGAACAGCGCCCGGCCCTCCTCATAGCCGAGGCGCTCGAACGCGTCGGCCGCACCGATCATGTGCTCGTCGGCCTGCCAGAAGTAGTCATCGCGCAGGCGTGTGATGTCGTTGGGTTCGACCTCTTTGTCGATATCGATCCAGTCGCCGAAAATGAACTCACGCATGTGACGCCACTGAGCTGCGAAGTGGTCCCTACCCGGCGGGATGGGCCGCAACGGCCGATCGGGATGATCCCGTCGATTGAAATCGACGTCGTCGAGGAGGATCTCTGCACGCTCACCGGTCACAGTCATCAAGCTGGGTCCAATCTCCGAGTTCAAGGCACTGATTAAGCGTCATCTCACACCCTCGCAGATGTGAATGGCGATTCCTAGTCTGACGGCGAGCTCGTGTGGTGACGGATCGAGCCGCCCGCACGCTCGGATTGCGTTCTCGCGCCGCGCGAATCGACTGGACGGCGCCCTGCGGTCCGCGCGATTCCTCAGATGCTGTTCGGCCAACCCTGCAACGCCAGTTCCGCGACGGCATGCAGGTCTGCCCGGCTTGCGCCGCTGCGGGCTTGAACAGCGATCCCTTGGCACACGGCCGCGATCCACCGGGCCAGCAGCAGGGTGTCCACGCCAGGCAATTCGCCGGCGGCGACAGCAGTGTCGAACCGTTCGGCGAGTCGGTGCACCGTCGCGTCGCGGAACTCGGCGAGGCCCGGTGCCTCGCCGACGGTCATGCACCCGTGTACATCGCCGCTGACGGTGTCGGCCGCACCGTGCACCATCGCCTCGGCCACCTCATGTGCCGTCGGCCGGTTCAGCGCCTCGGCCGTGTAGGCGCTGGGACCGTCAAGGTAGCGCCGGAACGCCCGCTCGAACAGCTGCTCCTTGGACCCGAACTCCGCGTAGATGCTGCGCCGGTTGACCCCGGTCGCGGCGGTCACGTCCGATATCGACACCGCGTCGAAGCCCCGGTCCCAGAACAGCTTCATCGCCGCATCCTCGACCTGATCGGGGTCGAACTCTCGCGGCCGTCCGACTGCCATCGTGAACCACCTCCCGTGATGCCGGTCACATTGGGAATGCTTGCGCTGCAATCGGCCTTGACCTCATCGTACTTAGTAACACATCGGTTCGTAACTACCTGGAGGCACCAAGATGAGCACATCACCCCTCACCGGGCGGCGAGCACTGGTCACCGGAGGTTCTCGCGGCATCGGCGCAGAGGTCGTCCGGCGATTGACCGCCGATGGCGCCTCGGTGGCGTTCACCTATTCGGCCTCGGCGACCAACGCCGAGAAGCTCGTCGCCGAACTGACCGCCGACGGCGCCAAGGTGGTGGCCATCCAGGCCGACGCCGCCGACGCGGATCAGAACGTGGCCGCGGTCGAGCGGGCCGTCGCCGAACTCGGCGGGCTGGACATCGTGGTGAACAACGCCGCCGTCGCTCACATGGCACTGATCGACGAGTTCCCGGGCGAGGAGTTCGACCGCCTGGTGGCCATCAACATCGGCGGCATGTTCTGGACCACCCGCACCGCGGTCCCGCATTTGAGCGAAGGCGGACGGATCATCAACATCGGGAGCATCAACGCCGACCGGATTCCGGGGGCCGGGGTATCGGCGTACGGCATGACCAAGGGTGCGGTCGCCTCGTTCACCCGTGGCCTGGCCCGCGATCTCGGTACGCGCGGCATCACCGTCAACAACGTGCAGCCGGGTCCGATCGACACCGACGCAAACCCCGACCACGGCGACTTCGCGGAGAGCCTCAAGGTGGTCACCACGCAGGGCCGCTACGGACACACCACCGACGTCGCATCCTTCGTGAGCTTCCTGGCCGGCCCGGAGTCCGGCTACATCACTGGTGCAAATCTGAACGTCGACGGCGGCTTCACGGTCTGACGATCACTGGTTCGCGTCGAGGCGACACACACCTGCCTCGATTCGGTTGGCAAGTAAGCGAATTGCTCGTTATGGGTAACACCTTGGGCCCGGGCTGGGTAATGTCCCGCACATATTCAAAGGGTGTGTCCGACAAGCCGTAGCCAAGCCGAGGACTTCGTGAAGAGACGGGCGACGGCGCCGGACCATCTGGTCGTCGACGACGAGCCGCCGGCACCCGCGAGCCCTTCGACATGCCGGCAGGCGCTTCGCTATCGGTTCAGGGTCGCCATTCGGCGTCCCGCGACGGTCCTCGGCCTGCTCGGGCTGGTGCTATTCGGCTACCTGATCGTGGTG is part of the Mycolicibacterium tusciae JS617 genome and encodes:
- a CDS encoding SDR family oxidoreductase; this translates as MSTSPLTGRRALVTGGSRGIGAEVVRRLTADGASVAFTYSASATNAEKLVAELTADGAKVVAIQADAADADQNVAAVERAVAELGGLDIVVNNAAVAHMALIDEFPGEEFDRLVAINIGGMFWTTRTAVPHLSEGGRIINIGSINADRIPGAGVSAYGMTKGAVASFTRGLARDLGTRGITVNNVQPGPIDTDANPDHGDFAESLKVVTTQGRYGHTTDVASFVSFLAGPESGYITGANLNVDGGFTV
- a CDS encoding oxygenase MpaB family protein translates to MTVTGERAEILLDDVDFNRRDHPDRPLRPIPPGRDHFAAQWRHMREFIFGDWIDIDKEVEPNDITRLRDDYFWQADEHMIGAADAFERLGYEEGRALFEQALTQGIDTLTDPPQEFVELFEHLDGLSGQFDLVSAERGRMLAMSSTKAATTIIQGWAFYETAMTGDISAATGATGRFADDGPRRFIETARVFAQFTLPDIFDRQSEAFQDVVRVRLMHALVSRGLRRKWGDDVYLKFGEPIPVTSLLGFGSGMLLGRLVDHAFGRKLTRRQLEDLAEYSSYSGRLWGAPERLYSADGVELIKSLNYVLARGGNPSPWRAELVDAIAGPSHIATLTETLPGWARKLVALYANQITATIALAPAGVVFGYQQIEAMVAGTLFEPLGYNFKRRVRAFENLTRLNVGIAMVADRLPWSNPRSERRNKSGAPARERIAMLNKIASGRQIPITYTHHDRSTSGEGFTG
- a CDS encoding NADPH-dependent F420 reductase, which translates into the protein MTARRRCMKIGIIGAGQIGGTLVRRFRELGHDVAVSNSRSPETLADLASETGATAVWAKDAAADADFVIVSIPQKNVPDLADGIVDARKPGAPVIETNNYYPLQRDGEIAGIEDGQVESAWVAEQIGAPVYKVFNGIWWKHLLEKGTPSGTPDRIALPIAGEDGPGRELVHEIVEQLGFEPVDAGPISESWRQQPGTPVYGKDFDAENTRKALAEATPERTPEFSARAA
- a CDS encoding TetR/AcrR family transcriptional regulator, with amino-acid sequence MAVGRPREFDPDQVEDAAMKLFWDRGFDAVSISDVTAATGVNRRSIYAEFGSKEQLFERAFRRYLDGPSAYTAEALNRPTAHEVAEAMVHGAADTVSGDVHGCMTVGEAPGLAEFRDATVHRLAERFDTAVAAGELPGVDTLLLARWIAAVCQGIAVQARSGASRADLHAVAELALQGWPNSI